A genomic window from Pseudomonadales bacterium includes:
- a CDS encoding helix-turn-helix domain-containing protein, whose product MEPRYPNHVPVNYLRVLLEFLKKQDCLIEPAAVRRIEQLQTEALDGFISVAQFVEAHTSLVSGVDDPVIGLKFGEYLSNSDHGVLGALTGVCSTVPEVLEMQARYLETRTATRVKLCLDGDRYISYFDYAPAYEPIFKFHNHVIAAGFIGILKERVGYVTSDIEVGFPFEQEMDYQSFLPYRIRFNQKRTYVSIPKAYAEIPLLRGDEVTKQLFVKTCNDIRDKVRRNITIGNSIDQLLSTYDGYPSIVHVAEMFHMTPRTLTNKLAKESTSFRKLLLNHRINTAKKYLVETDLTIEKITEKAGYSNIGNFCRAFKRETGLSPSDYRLRNSV is encoded by the coding sequence GTGGAACCAAGATACCCGAATCATGTGCCTGTAAACTACCTCAGGGTGCTGCTGGAGTTCCTGAAAAAACAAGACTGTCTGATCGAACCGGCGGCCGTCCGCCGGATAGAACAATTACAGACAGAAGCACTTGACGGGTTTATTTCCGTGGCTCAGTTTGTTGAGGCACATACCAGTTTAGTGTCTGGCGTTGATGACCCCGTGATTGGGCTGAAGTTTGGCGAGTATCTGTCTAACTCTGATCACGGTGTTCTGGGAGCCCTCACAGGCGTCTGCTCTACTGTGCCGGAAGTACTTGAGATGCAGGCCAGGTATCTTGAGACTCGTACTGCCACCAGGGTAAAGCTCTGTCTCGATGGAGACAGGTATATATCGTACTTTGATTATGCTCCGGCCTACGAGCCTATCTTCAAGTTCCACAACCATGTGATTGCAGCAGGTTTTATCGGTATATTGAAAGAAAGAGTCGGTTACGTTACTTCAGATATTGAAGTAGGGTTTCCATTTGAGCAGGAGATGGATTACCAGTCCTTTTTGCCATACAGAATACGCTTCAACCAGAAGCGAACATATGTATCTATCCCCAAAGCCTATGCCGAGATACCTTTGTTGCGTGGCGATGAAGTCACGAAACAACTGTTTGTAAAAACGTGTAACGACATCAGGGATAAAGTTCGTAGAAATATCACGATTGGCAATTCCATAGATCAGTTGCTGAGTACATATGATGGGTACCCGAGTATCGTTCACGTTGCCGAGATGTTTCATATGACGCCTAGAACGCTTACTAACAAGCTTGCGAAAGAGTCGACATCGTTTCGCAAGCTTCTGTTGAATCACAGGATAAATACCGCCAAAAAATACCTCGTGGAAACAGACCTTACGATTGAAAAAATAACTGAGAAAGCAGGATACTCGAACATCGGAAACTTCTGCAGAGCCTTCAAGCGAGAGACCGGGCTATCCCCTTCAGACTATCGTCTCAGGAATTCTGTCTGA
- a CDS encoding thiamine pyrophosphate-binding protein: MAMVDGGELAGRALANEGIEKAFVLCGGHVMPIFYGMRNAGIEIIDVRHECAAVYAAIAYTRTSGKMAVVVTTAGPGVGNTPAGMMEAASMDIPLLQIGGAVAQDKRDAGDLQDMETLKLMESCSKWARKLTRAQRIPEYISMACRQAMSNTPGPVYLEIPTDLVNAKVDEAKIRFPVASRARTIPGGDAALVQEAAQLLASAERPAMLVDEGARWTIGDDAASIAELSDYLKMPVGVIGTNCRGLFGNESENTLVHTDATAGADVVLAVGCRFDFRTASGAGIPGDARIIQVHTDMRQIGFNLRADVGIVGGAGPVARQVLETVKSLRNPKAGDSWIGKPRAGNTSSLPPEYSDTKTPAHPARCAGDTGRFLEQDAPDWTIVNDGGEASIWMRPAINVTRPGQVHETGANGTIGTGPAMVIGAWAANRKPVLWYTGDGSFAFYAMEMETMARLGIPVVCVISNNSGWGMIGLAERHARPEEYAERGPINVEFPHMFAYEKMAEMWGGYGEKVTDPEEILPAIRRAAASGKPSIVNVEVDDENPSVFIAGYVNMLKAAH; the protein is encoded by the coding sequence ATGGCGATGGTTGATGGCGGGGAACTCGCAGGCAGGGCGCTGGCCAATGAAGGGATAGAGAAGGCGTTCGTCCTGTGCGGCGGTCATGTGATGCCGATATTTTATGGCATGCGCAATGCGGGTATCGAGATCATTGATGTGCGTCACGAATGTGCTGCCGTTTATGCGGCCATCGCCTATACGCGAACTTCAGGGAAGATGGCCGTGGTGGTGACGACGGCCGGCCCGGGTGTGGGAAACACCCCGGCAGGCATGATGGAAGCAGCATCGATGGATATCCCTTTGCTGCAGATCGGTGGTGCTGTCGCCCAGGATAAACGCGATGCCGGAGACCTTCAGGACATGGAAACCCTGAAGCTGATGGAATCCTGTTCCAAATGGGCGAGAAAACTCACCAGGGCGCAGCGCATTCCGGAATACATCTCCATGGCCTGCCGTCAGGCGATGAGCAACACCCCAGGTCCGGTTTACCTGGAGATTCCAACGGATCTGGTCAATGCGAAGGTTGATGAAGCGAAGATTCGCTTTCCGGTTGCCTCGCGTGCTCGAACCATCCCGGGAGGTGACGCAGCTCTGGTGCAGGAGGCTGCACAACTGCTGGCGAGTGCTGAACGGCCTGCGATGCTGGTAGATGAAGGTGCCCGGTGGACGATCGGGGATGATGCGGCATCGATCGCAGAGCTTTCGGACTACCTGAAGATGCCGGTTGGCGTCATCGGCACCAACTGTCGCGGCCTGTTCGGCAACGAATCAGAAAATACGCTGGTGCATACTGATGCCACAGCTGGTGCAGATGTTGTGCTTGCGGTGGGTTGCCGATTTGATTTCCGGACGGCTTCCGGTGCCGGGATCCCCGGGGACGCCAGAATCATCCAGGTGCATACGGATATGCGGCAGATTGGTTTCAACCTGCGCGCCGATGTTGGTATTGTCGGTGGCGCCGGGCCGGTGGCAAGACAGGTCCTTGAAACAGTCAAGTCACTGCGCAACCCGAAAGCGGGCGATTCCTGGATCGGCAAGCCAAGGGCGGGGAATACCAGCAGTCTGCCGCCGGAATACAGCGATACGAAAACGCCCGCCCACCCCGCGCGGTGCGCCGGTGATACGGGCCGTTTTCTTGAACAGGATGCTCCGGACTGGACGATCGTCAATGATGGCGGTGAGGCTTCAATCTGGATGCGGCCGGCAATCAACGTCACCCGTCCCGGTCAGGTCCATGAAACCGGCGCCAATGGGACGATTGGCACCGGCCCGGCCATGGTGATCGGTGCCTGGGCGGCCAATCGCAAGCCGGTGCTGTGGTACACGGGGGATGGCAGCTTTGCCTTTTACGCAATGGAAATGGAAACCATGGCTCGACTGGGCATACCGGTCGTTTGTGTGATCTCCAACAATTCCGGTTGGGGGATGATCGGCCTGGCCGAGCGACATGCGCGTCCGGAGGAGTACGCTGAGCGGGGGCCGATCAACGTGGAATTCCCACACATGTTTGCCTATGAAAAGATGGCCGAGATGTGGGGAGGCTACGGAGAGAAAGTCACCGATCCGGAAGAAATTCTCCCTGCCATCCGCAGAGCTGCTGCCAGTGGGAAGCCGTCCATCGTCAACGTCGAAGTCGATGACGAAAATCCCTCTGTGTTCATTGCCGGCTATGTGAATATGCTCAAGGCAGCCCACTAG
- a CDS encoding DUF4336 domain-containing protein yields the protein MSSLFPIGESIWLAEGPIVDFHGFPYPTRMVVIRLSKGDLWVWSPIALNDELTSEVKALGHIAHLISPNKIHHLYLTEWLKVFPSALVWGPASSIRKLRHIGFQPALTAKAPPAWRDEIDQFWFHGSFFMDEIVFQHRASRTAILGDLSENFSTGFLEEHWAPWQRRVAKWWRIVDGYGYAPLEWRLSWMHREPARVALRGLLAARPEQVVMAHGEWQRTDGHAYLTHAFAWLKA from the coding sequence ATGTCCAGCCTTTTCCCGATCGGCGAATCCATCTGGCTCGCAGAAGGCCCGATCGTTGATTTTCACGGATTCCCCTATCCCACCAGAATGGTAGTCATCCGCTTGAGCAAGGGTGATTTATGGGTCTGGTCACCCATCGCACTGAACGACGAACTCACATCCGAAGTGAAAGCTCTGGGTCACATTGCCCACCTGATCAGCCCGAACAAGATCCATCACCTGTATCTGACCGAGTGGCTCAAGGTCTTTCCCTCCGCGCTCGTCTGGGGTCCCGCCTCCTCGATCCGAAAGCTGAGGCACATCGGGTTTCAGCCTGCGCTCACGGCGAAAGCGCCCCCCGCCTGGCGCGATGAGATCGACCAGTTCTGGTTCCATGGCTCCTTCTTCATGGACGAAATCGTCTTCCAGCACCGGGCTTCACGCACGGCGATCCTTGGGGATCTGAGCGAGAATTTCAGCACCGGTTTTCTCGAGGAGCATTGGGCGCCCTGGCAGCGCAGAGTCGCGAAGTGGTGGCGCATCGTCGACGGGTACGGCTATGCGCCGCTCGAATGGCGGCTGAGCTGGATGCATCGAGAACCAGCCAGAGTCGCGCTGCGTGGTCTCCTTGCAGCGAGACCGGAGCAGGTAGTCATGGCTCATGGTGAATGGCAGCGGACGGACGGCCACGCCTACCTGACACATGCTTTCGCCTGGTTGAAAGCTTGA
- a CDS encoding VOC family protein has protein sequence MPPSEPIAELKGKPIVQVGIVVRDVVRTAKRYTKLFGAGPWQFTDIEPTEIQLHDQALGEVDACVRIATANLGKLQIELLQPMYGPSTHMEFLNRHGQGVHHLSFGGIDGHDRTVEKFANAGIGVEMQGLIGGAATFTYLASQQALGTIIEIVKPAPPDNAPNLKPWGTWPVDGPGAIDLEGKRIVQVGIVVEDVEQIARQYWELLGVGPWHFLHFQPPHLADCRLHGVAVRDSDFGLKAAVANLGDLQFELLEPTHGVSTHREFLNAHGPGIHHVSFGAVKDHDEVLMSLAEEGIEPESSGILGGAAAFTYLSTQDALGTIWELGKTISGKKSSLKPYGSYP, from the coding sequence ATGCCACCCAGCGAACCCATAGCAGAGCTGAAGGGAAAACCGATCGTACAGGTCGGAATCGTGGTTCGAGATGTGGTTCGGACAGCCAAACGGTACACAAAGCTGTTCGGCGCAGGACCGTGGCAGTTTACTGATATCGAACCAACGGAGATTCAGCTCCACGATCAGGCCCTGGGCGAGGTCGATGCCTGCGTCCGGATCGCCACCGCGAATCTGGGCAAACTTCAGATTGAGCTGCTCCAGCCGATGTACGGCCCCAGCACTCACATGGAGTTTCTGAACCGGCACGGGCAGGGCGTGCATCACCTGAGCTTCGGAGGCATCGACGGCCATGACAGGACCGTGGAGAAGTTCGCCAATGCCGGGATCGGTGTTGAGATGCAGGGTCTCATCGGTGGTGCTGCAACCTTCACCTATCTGGCCTCACAGCAGGCATTGGGCACCATCATCGAGATTGTGAAGCCCGCACCTCCAGACAACGCACCTAATCTGAAGCCGTGGGGGACATGGCCGGTCGACGGACCGGGTGCCATAGACCTTGAAGGCAAGAGAATCGTGCAGGTGGGCATCGTCGTCGAGGACGTCGAGCAGATTGCCCGGCAATACTGGGAGCTTCTGGGTGTGGGGCCATGGCATTTTCTGCACTTCCAGCCGCCGCACCTGGCGGATTGTCGTCTGCACGGGGTTGCGGTGAGGGACTCTGATTTCGGCCTGAAGGCGGCGGTCGCCAACCTGGGAGATCTCCAGTTCGAGCTGCTCGAACCCACACACGGCGTCAGCACGCACCGGGAGTTTCTCAACGCGCATGGCCCAGGCATTCATCATGTGAGTTTCGGCGCAGTCAAGGACCACGATGAGGTCCTCATGAGTCTGGCGGAGGAGGGGATAGAGCCCGAGTCGTCGGGAATTCTTGGCGGCGCAGCCGCTTTTACTTATCTCTCTACTCAGGACGCCTTGGGCACAATCTGGGAGCTTGGTAAAACGATATCGGGGAAGAAAAGCAGTCTGAAACCGTACGGCAGCTATCCCTGA
- a CDS encoding aminotransferase class I/II-fold pyridoxal phosphate-dependent enzyme produces MPQTPELNRRGFLKGAGMTALAGAVSTSATLTAAPTAAGLTDSNLPYLIDGKYDFDTVYHRIGTECTKWDRQIELFGNRFQIGMGIADLDFRAAPCIGEAMRKRMEHENWGYLSSGIGHQSLKEAICEWNSERHGVEVDPDTIEIATGVHPGLIAALTTFSPPGSQVLLMTPTYNGFYSDLTYTRTTANESELIFENGAYAIDWDDLEARMTPDTHSLLLCNPQNPTGNVWSRQDLLRIGELCLKYDIVVLADEIHADFVRAGKQYTPFASLPDKDIVNNSLTFKAITKSFSIPASKNAYWFSTNPIYLARVRKNHRADINTLGVVANEAAYRHGKEWLDQLLPYIDANHSFVENYLAKHLPQVGYTRAEGTFLSWLHFDGIMDAAGVVERSAASQATSEPMTESEVFESWLVEHCGVQLNDGEGYGKGGERCMRMNIGTSREIIRVALDNMTQAIRSV; encoded by the coding sequence ATGCCGCAGACTCCGGAACTGAATCGTCGAGGTTTTCTTAAGGGTGCCGGGATGACGGCACTGGCGGGCGCTGTGAGTACCAGCGCAACGCTGACCGCTGCGCCCACCGCCGCCGGGTTAACCGATAGTAACCTGCCATATCTCATCGACGGCAAGTACGACTTCGATACGGTGTACCACCGTATCGGCACCGAATGCACCAAGTGGGATCGCCAGATCGAACTGTTTGGCAACAGGTTTCAGATCGGTATGGGTATCGCCGATCTGGACTTCAGGGCTGCGCCCTGCATCGGTGAAGCCATGCGCAAGCGCATGGAGCACGAGAACTGGGGATATCTCAGTAGCGGCATAGGACACCAGTCACTGAAAGAGGCGATCTGCGAGTGGAACAGTGAGCGGCACGGTGTGGAGGTGGATCCCGATACGATTGAGATTGCGACAGGTGTCCATCCCGGACTCATCGCTGCACTCACCACGTTTTCGCCACCCGGCAGCCAGGTGCTGCTGATGACGCCGACTTACAACGGCTTTTACTCTGATCTAACTTACACTCGGACAACTGCCAACGAAAGCGAACTGATTTTCGAGAACGGCGCTTACGCGATTGACTGGGATGATCTCGAAGCGCGCATGACACCGGATACCCACAGCCTGCTGCTGTGCAATCCCCAGAACCCCACTGGCAATGTCTGGTCAAGACAGGATCTGCTGCGTATCGGTGAACTGTGTTTGAAGTACGATATCGTGGTGCTGGCCGATGAGATTCACGCCGACTTTGTTCGAGCAGGTAAGCAATACACCCCATTCGCCAGCCTCCCCGACAAAGACATCGTCAACAACAGTCTCACCTTCAAGGCGATTACCAAAAGCTTCAGCATACCAGCGTCGAAAAACGCCTACTGGTTTTCGACCAACCCAATCTATCTCGCGCGTGTTCGGAAAAATCACCGAGCCGACATCAACACGCTCGGTGTGGTGGCCAACGAAGCTGCCTATCGACATGGAAAGGAATGGCTCGATCAGTTACTGCCCTATATCGATGCCAACCACAGCTTCGTCGAGAACTATCTGGCCAAACACCTGCCGCAGGTGGGCTACACAAGGGCCGAAGGCACCTTTCTGAGCTGGCTGCACTTCGACGGGATCATGGACGCCGCCGGCGTAGTCGAAAGGTCGGCGGCCAGTCAGGCGACCAGCGAGCCGATGACAGAATCGGAGGTATTCGAGTCCTGGCTTGTCGAACACTGTGGCGTGCAGTTGAATGACGGCGAAGGCTACGGCAAGGGTGGAGAACGCTGCATGCGCATGAACATCGGCACGTCGAGGGAAATCATTCGCGTCGCTCTGGACAACATGACGCAAGCCATCCGCAGCGTCTGA
- a CDS encoding response regulator transcription factor: protein MNDPDGREILVVDDDHVFRSALGRAFRRRGFSIREADSVAGARSAVTARPPDLAVVDLKLPDGSGLEVVEFLHAGSKSTRIVVLTGYASIATAVEAVKLGATNYLMKPASPDEILRVLDDTDPDPRTPIASPPVSVGRIEWEHIQRVLAEHGGNVSATARALRMHRRTLQRKLAKRPLKE from the coding sequence ATGAACGATCCTGACGGACGCGAGATCCTGGTTGTCGACGACGATCATGTCTTCCGCTCCGCGCTCGGGCGGGCTTTCCGTCGCCGGGGATTTTCGATCCGCGAAGCGGATTCCGTGGCGGGTGCCAGGTCGGCGGTCACCGCCCGTCCACCGGATCTGGCCGTCGTCGATCTGAAACTTCCGGACGGATCCGGCCTCGAAGTCGTGGAATTCCTGCACGCCGGTTCGAAGTCGACGCGTATCGTGGTACTGACCGGATACGCGAGCATCGCCACCGCAGTAGAGGCGGTGAAGCTCGGCGCAACCAACTATCTGATGAAGCCGGCATCTCCCGACGAGATCCTGCGGGTGCTCGATGACACGGACCCGGATCCCCGGACACCCATCGCGAGTCCTCCCGTATCCGTGGGACGCATCGAATGGGAACACATCCAGCGCGTGCTCGCCGAACACGGTGGCAACGTATCCGCCACCGCGCGGGCACTGCGCATGCACCGTCGCACGCTGCAGCGCAAGCTGGCCAAGCGACCTTTGAAGGAGTAG
- the groL gene encoding chaperonin GroEL (60 kDa chaperone family; promotes refolding of misfolded polypeptides especially under stressful conditions; forms two stacked rings of heptamers to form a barrel-shaped 14mer; ends can be capped by GroES; misfolded proteins enter the barrel where they are refolded when GroES binds) yields the protein MSAKDVQFGQDARDRMLNGVNILARAVKATLGPRGRNVVLEKSYGAPTVTKDGVSVAKAIELKDKFENMGAQMVKEVASRTSDEAGDGTTTATVLAQAILQEGLKSVAAGMNPMDLKRGIDKAVAAAVAHIGSIATPCEDSKSIAQVGTISANSDESVGRIIADAMEKVGKEGVITVEEGTGLENELELVEGMQFDRGYLSPYFINNQQTMAAEQEEPYILLYDKKISKIRDMLHILEAVAKSGKPLVVVAEDIDGDALATLVVNNLRGIVKVTAAKAPGFGDRRKAMLQDIAILTGATVISEEVGLTLEGAKLEDLGTAKRVSSTKDATTIVDGAGSRSAIEGRIKQLRAEIEDTTSDYDREKLQERLAKLAGGVAVIKVGAPTEIEMKEKKARVEDALHSTRAAVEEGVVAGGGVALVRALDAVSKVKGDNEDQNVGIAIAMRAMSAPLRQIATNAGVEGSIVLDKVRSMKGTKGYNAATDEYGDLVAMGIIDPAKVVRTALQSAASIAGLMITTEAMVAEQPVDDEGHQHGGMPDMGGMM from the coding sequence ATGAGTGCTAAAGACGTACAGTTCGGGCAAGACGCACGCGATCGCATGCTCAATGGCGTGAACATCCTGGCCCGGGCGGTTAAAGCCACGCTGGGCCCGCGAGGACGCAATGTGGTACTGGAAAAGTCCTATGGTGCGCCGACAGTAACGAAAGACGGTGTGTCCGTTGCGAAAGCCATAGAGCTGAAAGACAAATTCGAAAACATGGGCGCGCAGATGGTCAAAGAGGTGGCCAGTCGTACCTCTGATGAGGCAGGCGACGGCACCACGACAGCCACGGTGCTGGCCCAGGCCATTCTCCAGGAAGGTCTGAAATCGGTCGCTGCGGGGATGAACCCCATGGATCTCAAGCGCGGAATCGACAAGGCGGTTGCTGCGGCAGTAGCGCACATCGGCTCGATCGCCACGCCCTGCGAAGACTCAAAGTCCATTGCTCAGGTCGGCACCATCTCAGCGAACAGTGACGAATCCGTTGGCAGGATCATTGCCGATGCGATGGAGAAAGTAGGTAAGGAAGGCGTAATCACTGTAGAAGAAGGCACCGGACTCGAAAACGAGCTCGAACTGGTGGAAGGCATGCAGTTTGATCGCGGCTACCTTTCGCCCTATTTCATCAACAACCAGCAGACCATGGCTGCCGAACAGGAAGAACCCTACATTCTTCTCTACGACAAGAAGATCTCAAAGATCCGCGACATGCTGCACATCCTCGAAGCCGTCGCCAAATCAGGCAAGCCGCTCGTGGTGGTGGCGGAAGATATCGACGGGGATGCGCTGGCCACGCTGGTGGTGAACAACCTGCGGGGTATCGTCAAGGTCACCGCAGCCAAAGCACCCGGGTTTGGCGATCGCCGCAAAGCGATGTTGCAGGACATCGCCATCCTGACCGGCGCTACGGTGATTTCCGAAGAAGTGGGATTGACCCTGGAAGGCGCCAAACTGGAGGATCTCGGTACAGCGAAGCGTGTGTCATCGACCAAGGACGCCACCACCATCGTCGACGGGGCCGGTTCCAGATCCGCCATCGAAGGCCGTATCAAGCAGCTGCGTGCTGAAATCGAAGACACTACTTCAGACTACGATCGCGAGAAGCTGCAGGAACGTCTTGCCAAACTGGCTGGTGGTGTTGCCGTGATCAAGGTCGGAGCGCCAACCGAAATAGAGATGAAGGAGAAAAAGGCCCGTGTGGAAGACGCTCTTCACTCCACCCGCGCTGCTGTTGAAGAAGGCGTAGTTGCCGGCGGCGGCGTCGCTCTGGTGCGCGCCCTGGATGCAGTGAGCAAGGTCAAAGGCGACAACGAAGATCAGAACGTCGGTATCGCGATTGCGATGCGTGCGATGAGTGCGCCACTGCGTCAGATCGCCACAAATGCAGGAGTTGAAGGCTCGATTGTGCTGGACAAGGTGCGATCGATGAAAGGCACCAAAGGCTACAATGCGGCCACAGATGAGTATGGGGATCTTGTCGCGATGGGGATCATCGACCCGGCGAAGGTCGTGCGAACAGCCCTGCAGTCAGCCGCATCCATTGCGGGCCTGATGATTACCACGGAAGCGATGGTCGCCGAGCAACCGGTGGATGATGAAGGCCATCAGCATGGTGGTATGCCGGATATGGGCGGCATGATGTAG
- a CDS encoding co-chaperone GroES yields MNIRPLHDRVVVRRLEEETTTSGGIFVPASAAEKPSRGDVLAVGPGRILDNGDVRACDIKKGDQVLFSQYGGSKIKINDEELLILSESEIFGVLEN; encoded by the coding sequence ATGAACATCCGACCTTTACACGATCGCGTCGTCGTACGCCGACTGGAAGAAGAAACCACAACCTCTGGCGGCATTTTTGTCCCTGCATCAGCGGCGGAAAAGCCCTCGCGGGGCGATGTGCTGGCGGTTGGCCCCGGCCGAATCCTCGACAACGGCGATGTCCGGGCCTGCGACATCAAAAAGGGTGATCAGGTCCTTTTCAGCCAGTACGGCGGCAGCAAGATAAAAATCAACGACGAAGAACTGCTCATCCTCTCTGAGAGTGAGATTTTTGGCGTGTTGGAAAACTAG
- a CDS encoding ATP-binding protein, with the protein MINLRRLVVVRLVTVGAVLPALVVFGLWLGYPLPVLPLAAVIVTTILITLAVAGWSARQPETADSRGIVLQLGIDVAALTGVLYLSGGWTNPLVSLYLVPVAVAATTLSATTTWVFAGLCVLAYGLVTRFYVPALHVHVAEDTAFTLHVAGMWMTFVLAAGLVAYFGSSMAATLRARERALLKARERNLRNEQILGVATLAAGTAHELSTPLASINVIAAELEAATEGEVREELRLLLGQVDICRDVLERLREAATPTRELVRGDRLLESLRERLSLLRPTIRTRLEMRDTDNAPLLDIDTTLRQALLNLLDNAADVSPQDVVLVGCWTPDAAVIDILDRGPGFGRASTVQGNGLGMGFMLANTSIESAGGSVHALAREGGGTCIRIRLPAIRPTEDAA; encoded by the coding sequence ATGATCAACCTCCGCCGGCTGGTCGTGGTCAGGCTCGTGACCGTGGGCGCAGTACTGCCCGCGCTCGTGGTCTTCGGTCTGTGGCTCGGCTATCCGTTGCCGGTCCTGCCGCTCGCCGCAGTCATCGTCACCACGATCCTGATCACGCTGGCGGTAGCCGGGTGGTCCGCGCGACAGCCGGAGACCGCGGACAGCCGCGGGATCGTACTGCAGCTCGGCATCGACGTCGCGGCGCTCACCGGGGTGCTGTACCTGTCCGGTGGCTGGACCAACCCTCTGGTATCCCTCTACCTGGTGCCGGTCGCAGTGGCCGCCACCACGCTGTCCGCCACCACCACCTGGGTATTCGCCGGTCTGTGCGTGCTGGCCTACGGCCTGGTGACGCGCTTCTACGTGCCCGCGCTGCACGTGCATGTGGCGGAGGATACGGCCTTCACACTGCACGTGGCCGGAATGTGGATGACGTTCGTGCTGGCTGCCGGTCTGGTCGCCTACTTCGGCTCCAGCATGGCTGCGACACTGCGTGCCCGCGAGCGCGCGCTGCTGAAAGCGCGGGAGCGGAATCTGAGGAACGAGCAGATTCTCGGTGTGGCAACGCTTGCCGCAGGCACGGCGCACGAACTCTCTACCCCACTCGCCAGTATCAATGTGATCGCCGCGGAGCTCGAAGCCGCAACCGAAGGAGAGGTTCGGGAAGAGCTGCGCCTGTTGCTCGGACAGGTTGATATTTGCCGTGACGTGCTCGAACGTCTCCGCGAAGCCGCGACACCGACCCGTGAGCTGGTGCGGGGCGATCGCCTGCTGGAATCGCTGCGCGAGCGCCTTTCCCTGCTTCGGCCCACGATACGCACGCGTCTCGAGATGCGCGACACGGACAATGCACCGCTGCTCGACATCGACACGACACTGCGCCAGGCACTGCTGAATCTGCTCGACAATGCAGCGGACGTCTCACCGCAGGACGTGGTACTGGTGGGATGCTGGACACCCGACGCCGCCGTAATCGACATCCTCGATCGCGGACCCGGTTTTGGCAGGGCGTCGACAGTGCAGGGCAACGGCCTGGGTATGGGCTTCATGCTCGCGAACACGAGCATCGAGAGTGCCGGTGGTTCGGTGCACGCACTTGCACGGGAGGGTGGCGGCACCTGCATTCGGATACGTCTGCCCGCAATCCGACCGACAGAGGACGCCGCATGA
- a CDS encoding VOC family protein: MVKPIQLAHFVFQTRRFPEMLKWYQDVLEADVRFQNPLLAFLSFDEEHHRIALIDLCAVDPDAEQKLSSASGTVEHVAFTYASIADLLENYARLKKMGIEPHWCVHHGMTISMYYGDPDGNHIELQVDTFDTADQANEFMLGEAFTKNPIGVDYDPDELLEKLRNGADAATLLQYHEGPASTPQQSANR; the protein is encoded by the coding sequence ATGGTAAAACCAATTCAACTAGCACACTTCGTGTTTCAGACGAGGCGATTCCCTGAGATGCTCAAATGGTATCAGGATGTACTTGAAGCAGATGTCAGGTTTCAAAATCCTCTTCTGGCGTTTCTTAGTTTTGATGAGGAGCATCATCGAATAGCACTTATTGATCTTTGTGCGGTGGATCCGGATGCTGAGCAGAAACTATCGTCTGCTTCCGGGACAGTTGAGCACGTAGCCTTTACCTATGCGTCGATTGCTGATTTGCTCGAGAACTATGCTCGACTCAAGAAAATGGGGATAGAGCCACACTGGTGCGTGCATCATGGTATGACCATATCCATGTACTATGGCGACCCTGACGGTAATCATATCGAACTGCAGGTTGATACATTCGACACTGCGGATCAGGCTAACGAGTTCATGCTGGGGGAGGCTTTTACAAAGAACCCGATTGGTGTCGATTATGATCCGGACGAGTTGCTTGAGAAACTGCGAAATGGAGCAGATGCAGCTACATTGCTCCAATACCATGAAGGACCCGCATCGACTCCGCAGCAGTCTGCGAATCGCTGA